A window of the Butyricimonas virosa genome harbors these coding sequences:
- a CDS encoding ATP-binding protein — protein sequence MNKPSSFPRKMPIGIQSFEKLRRENYVYVDKTELVYKLVSTSNPYFLSRPRRFGKSLLLSTMEAYFLGKRALFKGLAIERLETEWNTHAVLHLDLNAEKYDSPERLHDMLEFQLRGWEETYGTGGKGITHSGRFMEVIQRAYEKTGRGVVVLIDEYDKPLLNSFQNEDLQRSFRDTLTAFYSVLKSADQWLRFVFITGVTKFAQMGIFSNLNQLNDISLDIDYATLCGITREEIEENFEPEIKQLMESHGLPRKEQLARLTRRYDGYRFSPGNVAHVFNPFGLLCVLTFHDFDYYWFATGTLTFLAEMLKKTDFNLRELDGIEVSAASLSADRANINNPVPMIYQSGYLTIKAYDERFQIYTLGFPNDEVKYGFLNFVTPFYTPVAETETSFYISKFIRELREGDPDAFLTRLRAFFAGIPYELNDRTERHYQTVFYLVFKLMGQFSEAEVRSAKGRADAVVKTDDYIYVFEFKLDGSADEALAQIDNRGYLIPYTADDRKLVKIGVNFDPKERNIGEWCKGKGF from the coding sequence ATGAACAAACCATCGTCCTTCCCCCGCAAGATGCCCATCGGCATACAGAGTTTCGAGAAACTTCGTCGCGAAAACTACGTGTACGTCGACAAAACGGAACTGGTCTACAAGCTGGTTAGCACCTCGAACCCTTACTTCCTGAGCCGTCCCCGCCGCTTCGGCAAGAGCCTGCTGCTCTCGACGATGGAAGCCTACTTCCTCGGCAAGCGCGCCCTCTTCAAGGGCCTCGCCATCGAACGGCTCGAAACGGAATGGAACACCCACGCCGTGCTGCATCTCGACCTCAACGCCGAGAAATATGACTCGCCCGAACGGTTGCACGACATGCTCGAATTCCAGCTCCGGGGATGGGAAGAAACGTACGGAACGGGAGGCAAGGGCATCACCCACTCCGGGCGATTCATGGAAGTCATCCAAAGAGCGTACGAGAAAACCGGGCGAGGTGTCGTCGTCCTCATCGACGAGTATGACAAGCCGCTGCTCAACAGTTTCCAAAACGAGGACCTGCAACGTTCCTTCCGCGACACGCTAACCGCCTTCTACTCCGTGCTGAAAAGTGCCGACCAGTGGCTGCGATTCGTCTTCATCACCGGCGTTACCAAGTTCGCCCAAATGGGAATATTCAGTAACCTCAACCAGCTTAACGACATCAGTCTCGATATTGACTACGCCACGCTTTGCGGCATCACCCGGGAAGAGATCGAGGAGAACTTCGAGCCGGAAATCAAGCAATTGATGGAAAGCCACGGCCTTCCCCGCAAGGAACAGCTTGCGCGACTCACCCGCCGGTATGACGGCTACCGTTTCAGCCCGGGCAACGTTGCCCATGTGTTCAACCCCTTCGGCCTGTTATGCGTGCTGACCTTCCACGATTTCGATTACTACTGGTTCGCCACGGGTACCCTCACCTTCCTCGCCGAGATGCTGAAGAAAACCGACTTCAACCTACGAGAACTCGACGGCATAGAGGTCTCCGCCGCGTCACTCTCCGCCGACCGGGCCAACATCAACAACCCCGTCCCCATGATCTACCAGAGCGGTTACCTCACTATCAAGGCTTATGACGAACGTTTTCAGATATATACCCTAGGGTTCCCCAACGACGAGGTGAAATACGGGTTCCTCAACTTCGTCACCCCTTTCTACACCCCCGTGGCCGAAACCGAGACAAGTTTCTATATCAGCAAATTCATCCGGGAACTACGAGAAGGTGATCCCGACGCCTTCCTTACCCGCCTGCGGGCCTTCTTCGCCGGGATTCCCTACGAGCTGAACGACCGCACGGAACGCCACTACCAGACCGTTTTCTATCTCGTCTTCAAACTCATGGGACAATTCTCCGAGGCAGAAGTACGAAGTGCCAAGGGACGAGCCGATGCCGTGGTGAAAACCGACGACTACATCTACGTCTTCGAGTTCAAACTTGACGGCTCCGCCGACGAGGCCCTCGCCCAGATTGACAACCGGGGCTACCTCATCCCTTACACCGCCGATGACCGGAAACTAGTCAAAATCGGCGTTAACTTCGACCCGAAGGAAAGAAATATCGGGGAGTGGTGCAAGGGGAAAGGATTTTAG